The genomic stretch CCAAGTCGTTCTTTCGATACTGACTGTTTTATTTCTATTATCTTCATTTTTCTCTAGTAAAATCGCTGAATCGTATATCGCAGTCACAACGATATCTTTTGCCTTCTCAATCGTTTTTGGTAATTTTTTAATATTATTTTGTTTGATCCGATTTTGTTTACAGCGAAATAGAGATGCACAAATTATAACGACAGGGTATGGCATTTTTGCGATCATCGGAGTTTTAGAAGTGATGTGGTATTTTATTCAGGGTATGAATTATGATTTGTTTTTGTGGAAATTTGGCATTTTTAGCTTTATTGCCTCGCTAGTTATTATTTTGGCAAGAAGGATAGTACAAAACTACGAGCAGCTAATCAGCTATTCGAAGCAGCTTGAGGTGTTTAATAACGAGCTGCAGCGATCGGAGAAAATGGAAATTATTAGCCAGCTGGCTGCGTCGGTTGCTCATGAGGTGCGAAATCCGCTGCAGGTGACAAGGGGATTTTTGCAACTGCTTCGGGGAACCTCCGTGAATGACAAAGAAAAAAGCTTTATGCTGCTGGCGATAGAGGAGCTGGACAGAGCTTCAGACATCATTACTGATTTTTTGACATTTGCCAAGCCTCAGATTGATCATACCGTCCTTTTGGATGTGTCAGAGGAGCTTCAGAAGATTGAGGGGATTTTAATTCCATTAGCGAATATGCAGGGCGGGATTATTAAAGTTGATTTATCTCCAAATCTTTATGTTCGCGGTAATTCTTCCAAACTAAAGCAAGCGCTAATTAATATTATTAAAAACAGTATCGAAGCATTAGATACAGGGGGAGTCATACAAATCTATACGTTTATGGATGACTCCAAAAATGTAATCATTAATATAAAAGACAATGGCGAGGGAATAGATGAAAAAGACTTAAAAAGATTAGGTGAGCCCTACTATTCGAAAAAAACGAAGGGAACAGGCTTAGGCTTGATGGTGACCTTCCGCATCATTGAAGTGATGCAAGGGAAGGTTGAATTTTTTAGTACGAAGGGAGTAGGGACAGAGGTTGTTATCCAGATACCTTCGGCAAAAAAATAGCGAGAGCTGCTCATATTCGAGCAGACTCACGCTTTTTTTTGTTATGTTATTGCCAAGCTGCGCCTTCAACATCTTCTTTTTTAGCAACCGTAGGATTTTGCGGAAGTACAAAATAAAGGTTTGTAGAAGTTTCTTCCACAATATTTATTTCAATTCCTTGAGGTACATCAATGCCAAAAGCTTCTTTTAATGCAGCTTTCGGATTTGCGAGAAGCTGAGCCTTAAATTCGGAATCTTCCCATGCTTTTTGAATAACGTTCTCCTGAGTTACTTGCTTTGTCGACAAAATGATCACCCTTTCAAATTATGTATAAGATTACCAAATAAGTATATCATGTAGTTTCGGGAATATCTACAATTAATTCAAATTTTCGACATAAAAGGTGTGTTTAATAGTTTTCATGCAGCTTGACATAACAATAATAGGGGATAATATGTCTATTCGTGACTGCTGCCCATAGTTCCAAAAGTCTTTTTAGTCCTATCTATTCTTTTTCCAAACTAACCAATAAATAGTTAAAACCGCCAGAAAGCATAAGTCTCTTATTTGTATCTATCGTCTCAGCCTGTTGGTTCAAATGGTTTACTAGATAGGTATGAAAGTCTACTAGCTCAATAGCGTTAGTATCCAAAGCGACTAGCTTCTCGTGATGAACGGCCGCAAGCTGAGCGAAGCGCTTCATGCAACCCCTAATGTAAATGGCATTTTCAGCGTCTTTTTCCGTCAGTTTTCTTTCTAAGTTCTGCTCAGCAGCAATCATTGCAAGTAAGCCATTATAGCTGCCTTCTGCGAGATCCTCCTTCCAGTCTGCGTAGTCGTCGGACATTTGAAGTGTCATTAACACAATGTCGATGGCTTGCTCGAGTTTTTCAACTTGTTTCTGGCGTCCTGTTAACAGAAGCGCGCCGGTGCTGGCAATTTTGACAGGTCCTGCTTTACCCGCGGTTCGTATGG from Paenibacillus sp. FSL H8-0548 encodes the following:
- a CDS encoding sensor histidine kinase; protein product: MMKFWYKFVILFIFLLFIVTSLPVEDSFALSDSATTNITEWEMIWEEDPYRAAQNAAPTNEASGWQSFSSEDDLPLKPANIHSAWLRFKLPANDFARPSLYITKLTAKDVSIFINKDLVYKSERNYPYNKNEILLSVTESEANQMVYILLKTNSDWLGLNKPIMLGEEQMLNKSFMKKEILDVVIGGAFIFSSFAMFLCFIFMNKSYLAGLNSLSFVIFSIGVMILALSPYLHRVYNDYGFAIYYMFDIGSALVVPSLFFFFERIFGRGPLGLITRFRKFQVVLSILTVLFLLSSFFSSKIAESYIAVTTISFAFSIVFGNFLILFCLIRFCLQRNRDAQIITTGYGIFAIIGVLEVMWYFIQGMNYDLFLWKFGIFSFIASLVIILARRIVQNYEQLISYSKQLEVFNNELQRSEKMEIISQLAASVAHEVRNPLQVTRGFLQLLRGTSVNDKEKSFMLLAIEELDRASDIITDFLTFAKPQIDHTVLLDVSEELQKIEGILIPLANMQGGIIKVDLSPNLYVRGNSSKLKQALINIIKNSIEALDTGGVIQIYTFMDDSKNVIINIKDNGEGIDEKDLKRLGEPYYSKKTKGTGLGLMVTFRIIEVMQGKVEFFSTKGVGTEVVIQIPSAKK
- a CDS encoding NHLP leader peptide family RiPP precursor; translation: MIILSTKQVTQENVIQKAWEDSEFKAQLLANPKAALKEAFGIDVPQGIEINIVEETSTNLYFVLPQNPTVAKKEDVEGAAWQ